The sequence ATGCGGCATTCTGCCTTCGCCCAACCTACCACAACGCCCGCACCTTATCCAAGGCCAGGATTGAGCGGCGTTTCGGCACCTCGCGAAGGTGGTATTCGCCGCTCTTTAGTGACCGCATTCCCCTCAGCCGCCGCAACAGCGACCGGCACGAAGCCGATCTCAATCTCGACTTTCTGCACCATATAGGACTGACTGGCGAAGCGAAGTTTCCAGTTCTACACCTGCCCGAACGGGCTCGCAATCAGGCGGCAGAACTCCTGCGATCGACCGGACTAAAGGAAGGCGATGCCTTCGCAGTGCTCCATCCCGGAAGCGGCGGTTCGGCGCGCGAATGGCCGCCGCAATACTTTTCACTCCTGGCCGGTCGTCTGAAACAGATGGGGCTTGATGCGGTGGTCGTAACCGGACTCGAGACCGAGTCGTCATCCTGCATCGCAGCCTCTTCACGCTATGGCGCAATCAACCTCTGTGGCCGAACTGACCTATTGACGCTCGCCGCCATACTCAATTGGGCTGCGCTCTTCGTATCGG comes from Calditrichota bacterium and encodes:
- a CDS encoding glycosyltransferase family 9 protein, with product MIDPAWRKVLIVRNDRLGDAILALPAVRLVREQLPDAEIYLWLAKGVAPLGNCLKEVTGVIAGGDRSGDEALMALLTMGIDAAFCLRPTYHNARTLSKARIERRFGTSRRWYSPLFSDRIPLSRRNSDRHEADLNLDFLHHIGLTGEAKFPVLHLPERARNQAAELLRSTGLKEGDAFAVLHPGSGGSAREWPPQYFSLLAGRLKQMGLDAVVVTGLETESSSCIAASSRYGAINLCGRTDLLTLAAILNWAALFVSASTGPLHLMVALGGKAIGLYPPVADCLPSRWGPYGHPEWALMPDLPICSECKPGSCGGCFCMEQISVERVAGLAKHFLEA